Proteins found in one Triticum urartu cultivar G1812 chromosome 4, Tu2.1, whole genome shotgun sequence genomic segment:
- the LOC125554293 gene encoding serpin-Z2A-like — translation MQSVREFVLRCLWLCTEAEAEPEPDHAPAASDGLQAFALGLNKRLADDDAGRSGNLVTSPLCVYAALALVAAGAREGTLDELLCVLGTPSRDFLAGHVRALAEHALADGSRTGGPRVSFACSVWHDVTMPLRPAYRAAAAESYKAVARAVNFRQKPEEATEQINAWVAAATNDLIPSILSPDALSSRTVLVLANAIYFRGSWEKPFDKELTKDDKFHRLDGTAVDAPFVRGLGWHNIACHDGFKVLQLRYLQGHPSPGQPQPPPIYSMCVFLPDARDGLWELTDKMACDPDFVRKHLPCGDVMVSDFRLPKFKVSFGMTMEGVLQDMGLNEAFEPGKADLSDMAEDGAGKLALEKIIHRAAIEVNEEGTEAAAATVATVTLCSWKTSEAPHVDFVADHPFGFFVVEEVSGATLFAGHVLDPTTN, via the exons ATGCAATCTGTCAGGGAGTTCGTCCTCCGCTGCCTATGGCTCTGCACGGAGGCGGAGGCCGAGCCCGAGCCCGATCACGCCCCCGCCGCCAGCGACGGCCTGCAGGCGTTCGCCCTCGGCCTGAACAAGCGCCTCGCCGACGACGACGCCGGCAGGAGCGGCAACCTGGTCACGTCGCCGCTGTGCGTCTACGCGGCGCTGGCGCTGGTGGCCGCCGGCGCCCGCGAGGgcaccctcgacgagctgctctGCGTCCTCGGCACGCCTTCCCGGGACTTCCTCGCCGGCCACGTCCGCGCGCTGGCCGAGCACGCCCTCGCCGACGGGTCCCGGACGGGCGGCCCGCGCGTCAGCTTCGCCTGCAGCGTGTGGCACGACGTGACGATGCCCCTCCGCCCCGCctaccgcgccgccgccgccgagtcgTACAAGGCCGTCGCCCGCGCCGTCAACTTCCGCCAAAAG CCGGAGGAGGCAACGGAGCAGATCAACGCATGGGTGGCGGCTGCGACGAACGACCTCATCCCCTCCATCCTCAGCCCCGACGCGCTGTCCAGCCGCACCGTCCTGGTGCTCGCCAACGCCATCTACTTCAGGGGCAGCTGGGAGAAGCCGTTCGACAAGGAGCTCACCAAGGACGACAAGTTCCACCGCCTCGACGGCACCGCCGTGGACGCGCCCTTCGTGCGCGGCTTGGGCTGGCACAACATCGCCTGCCACGACGGCTTCAAGGTGCTCCAGCTCCGCTACCTGCAAGGCCACCCCTCGCCGGGccagccgcagccgccgccgaTCTACTCCATGTGCGTCTTCCTCCCCGACGCACGCGACGGGCTGTGGGAGCTCACCGACAAGATGGCCTGCGACCCCGACTTTGTGCGCAAGCACCTGCCGTGTGGCGACGTCATGGTCAGCGATTTCCGTCTGCCTAAATTCAAGGTCAGCTTCGGCATGACAATGGAGGGCGTTCTCCAGGACATGGGCCTCAACGAGGCGTTCGAGCCGGGGAAGGCCGACTTGTCCGACATGGCGGAAGACGGCGCAGGGAAGCTGGCGCTGGAGAAAATAATCCACAGGGCCGCCATCGAGGTGAACGAGGAAGGCACCGAGGCCGCGGCTGCCACCGTTGCGACCGTGACGTTATGTTCTTGGAAAACTAGTGAGGCGCCGCATGTGGACTTCGTGGCTGACCATCCGTTTGGCTTCTTCGTCGTCGAGGAGGTGTCCGGCGCTACCCTGTTCGCGGGGCACGTCCTTGACCCCACGACCAACTGA
- the LOC125552925 gene encoding uncharacterized protein LOC125552925: protein MALPGGPAAPTPEPEPEPLRLAEEEVREAELFEDAVDVSPTASAHPVTWGEGEAAPPSMSVSIPQRDEAGAADEEEEAYESPPASGASGPPGIDGAGWSPSVSESREGSASPSGQRARGAEEEEGNWVAPSGAAGSPGMEDSRSRSSSAPPSPRPSSSPAPQIRPHPRHVRTSSFQRFRQQMQRAWKWGPVGGGVGAERSPREQLLRTSVNIEAMANQKRQWYQVHAKDQNQFKEPSSLFEHFFVVGLHSYANVAVIEDAFAKRKAWESNVACSEVVDLNKIQYHGPIPTMEPQILFKYPPGKKEDIREADLPSFCFPEGVKARLVERTPSMSDLNEVIFGQEHLCRDDLSFIFFLKVSDNAPLYGVCLHVQEIVQRAPGILGAVSPLNQTSYKPSRFLVSAPRCYCLLTRVPFFELHYEMLNSIISQERLERITQFASEIALAGPVPRSLREQLEDQSDGDFESPSGLPYNDWTDYAVPVNSISGLVSSPGLTSERDVPSYLFRSWEPNSPESMSASETSDSSYAKEPEKEGRHSFQQYEDCISQNSESRCDSFGRASSTYENGHTSPDLLSMHSPISTRLERTQSMESIHSSVKGAGSDEEDDEVNVKNESGVDDGKVLGWAKAHNNEPLQIVCGYHALPLPPRGGEVVFQPLEHLQPVKYSRPGLSSLGLGDTNLDNDLNSAETNVVIVNACLVAAEEALALSIWTMATVCRALSLESMLALFTGVLLEKQIVVICPNLGVLSAIVLSIIPMIRPFQWQSLLLPVLPGKLIDFIDAPVPFIAGIQHKPPDIKMKASSLVRINVQKDQVKANLLPQLPRYKDLVSDLSPIHAKLSCENALAKKHPMYKCNEVQAKASWQFLNVLRTYLESLCSELRYHTITNVQSDNDRVSLLLKDSFLDSFPLKDRPFMKLFVETQMFSVLSDSRLATFESEHTQGFASAGDQNMHFD from the exons ATGGCGCTCCCCGGCGGCCCCGCCGCGCCGACGCCGGAGCCGGAGCCGGAGCCGCTCAGGCTGGCGGAGGAGGAGGTGCGGGAGGCGGAGCTGTTCGAGGATGCGGTGGACGTGTCGCCGACCGCCTCCGCGCACCCGGTGACATGGGGCGAGGGCGAGGCCGCACCGCCGTCAATGTCGGTGTCGATACCGCAGCGCGACGAGGCGGGGGCcgcggacgaggaggaggaagcgtACGAGTCACCTCCGGCGTCGGGAGCGTCGGGGCCTCCGGGGATTGACGGCGCGGGGTGGTCGCCTTCGGTTTCCGAATCGCGAGAGGGCAGCGCCTCGCCGTCGGGGCAGCGCGCGAGGGGcgcggaggaggaagaggggaattGGGTGGCCCCGTCGGGGGCAGCAGGCTCGCCAGGGATGGAGGACTCGAGGTCCAGGTCCTCGTCGGCACCGCCTTCGCCCCGGCCGTCGTCGTCGCCTGCGCCGCAGATCAGGCCGCACCCGCGCCACGTGCGGACCAGCAGCTTCCAGCGGTTCCGGCAGCAGATGCAGCGCGCGTGGAAGTGGGGGCCTGTCGGAGGTGGAGTAGGCGCCGAGAGGAGCCCCAGGGAGCAGTTGCTGCGCACTTCGGTCAACATTGAGGCTATGGCGAACCAGAAGCGGCAGTGGTATCAAGTCCACGCCAAG GATCAGAATCAATTTAAGGAACCATCTTCGCTCTTTGAACATTTTTTCGTAGTTGGACTCCATTCTTATGCAAATGTTGCAGTAATTGAGGATGCTTTTGCAAAAAGGAAAGCTTGGGAGTCTAACGTAGCATGTTCAGAGGTTGTTGATCTTAATAAAATTCAGTACCATGGACCAATACCAACCATGGAACCACAG ATTCTTTTCAAATATCCACCTGGAAAGAAAGAGGATATTAGAGAGGCTGATTTACCCTCATTCTGTTTTCCTGAAGGTGTAAAG GCTCGCTTAGTCGAGAGGACTCCTTCCATGAGTGATCTAAATGAAGTGATATTTGGGCAG GAACATCTGTGCCGAGATGATTTGTCCTTTATCTTCTTCCTAAAG GTATCGGACAATGCACCACTATATGGTGTTTGCCTTCACGTCCAGGAAATTGTTCAAAGAGCCCCTGGTATACTAGGAGCAGTCTCACCCCTAAATCAGACTTCCTACAAGCCAAGCCGTTTCTTGGTTTCTGCACCACGTTGTTACTGTTTACTTACAAGAGTACCTTTTTTTGAGCTACATTATGAGATGTTAAACAG CATAATTTCACAGGAGAGGCTTGAAAGGATAACACAGTTTGCCAGTGAAATTGCTCTGGCAGGGCCAGTCCCCCGTTCCTTGAGAGAACAGTTAGAAGATCAATCAGACGGGGATTTTGAATCTCCAAGTGGTCTTCCGTACAATGACTGGACAGACTATGCTGTACCTGTCAACAGTATATCAGGTCTTGTTTCTTCACCAGGACTTACATCAGAAAGAGATGTCCCTTCATATTTGTTCAGGAGTTGGGAACCTAATTCTCCTGAAAGTATGTCGGCTAGTGAGACTTCAGATTCTAGTTATGCAAAAGAACCTGAGAAGGAAGGAAGACATAGTTTCCAACAATACGAAGATTGTATATCACAGAACTCGGAATCCCGCTGCGACAGCTTTGGAAGAGCAAGTAGTACTTATGAGAATGGACATACTTCCCCAGATCTTCTTTCCATGCATTCTCCTATCTCTACAAGATTAGAACGCACACAGAGTATGGAGTCAATACACAG TTCAGTCAAAGGTGCTGGGTCAGATGAAGAAGACGATGAGGTAAATGTGAAGAATGAAAGTGGTGTTGATGATGGCAAAGTTCTGGGATGGGCTAAG GCACACAATAATGAACCTCTACAAATTGTTTGTGGTTACCATGCTCTTCCTCTGCCACCTCGCGGAGGAGAAGTTGTCTTCCAACCCCTTGAACATCTCCAGCCTGTTAAATACTCCCGGCCTGGATTATCATCATTGGGGTTAGGAGACACAAATTTGGACAATGATTTGAATTCGGCAGAAACAAATGTG GTCATTGTGAATGCCTGTTTGGTCGCTGCAGAAGAAGCTCTTGCATTATCAATATGGACTATGGCTACAGTTTGTCGTGCTTTATCCCTGGAAAGT ATGCTAGCATTATTCACTGGAGTTCTGCTGGAGAAGCAAATTGTGGTAATATGCCCAAATCTG GGCGTACTGTCAGCAATTGTTTTATCAATTATACCAATGATAAGGCCATTCCAGTGGCAAAGTTTACTGCTTCCT GTTCTACCAGGAAAATTGATTGATTTCATTGATGCTCCCGTCCCTTTCATT GCTGGTATCCAACATAAACCCCCTGATATCAAGATGAAAGCGTCCAGTCTTGTCAGAATCAATGTACAGAAAGATCAG GTCAAGGCAAATTTATTGCCTCAACTTCCACGTTACAAGGACCTTGTTTCTGATCTCAGTCCAATTCATGCTAAACTTTCATGTGAGAATGCTTTGGCGAAGAAACATCCTATGTATAAATGCAACGAAGTTCAG GCTAAGGCATCTTGGCAGTTCTTAAATGTTCTGAGAACATACTTGGAGTCACTTTGTTCTGAATTGCGCTATCATACCATCACCAATGTACAGTCAGATAATGACAGG GTTTCCTTGCTTCTGAAGGACAGTTTTCTTGATTCTTTCCCCTTGAAGGATCGACCGTTCATGAAG CTCTTCGTGGAAACACAGATGTTCTCCGTTCTATCAGATTCTCGACTTGCCACATTTGAAAGCGAGCACACACAGGGCTTTGCTTCAGCAGGAGATCAAAACATGCACTTCGATTGA